The following is a genomic window from Candidatus Paracaedibacteraceae bacterium.
ATGAATTAACCCTTTCTTTACGCATCGTTAATTCTAAATTAACCGATTAAACTCAACCAGCCTAACAAATATTTTAACTTTAACCAAGATTAATTGTCATATATTTTCAATACTTAGCCATTTTCTTTTTAAATCGACCCCCCAAGCAAACCCACCTATTGCTTGATTTTTAGCTAAAATTCTATGACATGGTATTAAAATACCAACAGGGTTGGCGCCCACTGCTTGCCCCACGGCTCGGTACGCTTTTGGCCGCCCAATAGCTGTGGCAACATCGCTATAACTGCAAGTCTCTCCTTGTTTTACTGATAGCAAATATTGCCAAACCTCTGCCTGAAAATCCGTACCTGACGCTACTATTTTTTGAAAAATCGGCATTGGCGGACAGTCTTGATCGGCAGCAGGAGCAAGACGATGAAGAACATCATCCGTATAGTGGATTTCGACTACACCATATAATCCAAAGGAAAACAGGCCCTTTTTTTGTTCCGCATAGGTTACATCAAATTTTTTTTTAGGAATTACGTTCAAAATCATAAGAATAAATTTTACCAAAATTGTTTTTTTTGCTAAGGTGAGCTCAAGTTGAGAAAACTTAACAACGGTTCTGTATGAGTCATAACACAAATCGCCCAAAACAACCAGTGGCTTCTCTCGCCCTGAGAGCGGGAACTGAATTTATTTCCGGCCTTATTGTCGGTGTTATCTTTGGTCTTGGCATTGATCACTTTTTTAATACAAAGCCGTTTGGGCTTATTGTTATGATTTTGTTAGGTGCAGCCGCAGGCTTTCGAAACATATTTAGACTTGTTAGCTATAGCTCATCCGATGTAAAATCAGATGAGCAGAATAAATCGGATACTTGAATTTCGGAGATACAATAATGATCGATCCACTGCACCAATTTATGATCACCCCTTTGATTCAGTTATCACTGGTTGGGTATGACGTTTCTTTCACAAATTCATCCTTATTTATGGTCTTAGCAACACTCAGTTCGATCTTATTAATGGCAGTCGCCACCCGTTCTCCTCAATTAATTCCTGGTCGTATACAATTTATTGGTGAGTCCCTGCATCGTTTTGTCGGGCAAATGATTAAAGACAACATTGGGGAAGAAGGTATGCCGTACCTTCCCTATGTAATGAGCTTATTCCTATTTATTCTTATGGGGAATGCGTTGGGCATGATCCCTTATGGCTTTACGTTCACCAGCCACATTATCGTCACATTTGCACTAGCGATGATTGTCTTTGTGAGCGTAACAATCCTAGGCTTCATTAAACACGGCACACACTTCTTACGCCTATTCTGTCCCGAGGGAACACCTTTTTATATTGTCCCTCTGTTGGTTCCCGTAGAAATCATGTCTTACTTCACACGTCCGGTCAGCCTGAGCGTCCGTCTGTTTGCCAATATGATGGCAGGTCATGCGATGCTCAAGATCTTTGCCGGATTTGTGATCATTTTGGCGGGAACAAGTTTGTTCCCTGTCGCAGCCCTACCCTTTGTCGTGAACCTAGCGGTGGTGGGCTTTGAGTTCCTGGTGGCATTCCTCCAGGCCTATGTGTTCACGGTATTAACCTGTATATATCTAAACGATGCAATTCATTTGCATTAATTCAAAAAGGAGAGAGGATCCATGGATTTAGCAGCAGCAAAAATGATCGGTGCCGGTATGGCTGTTATCGCCCTACTCGGTGTTGGAATTGGTTTGGGAAATATTTTTTCTAACTTGATCACATCTATCGCGCGCAACCCATCAGCAAAAAGCGACGTTATGCCTGTTGGTTTATTAGGATTCGCATTGACAGAATCTATCGCATTGATGGCATTCGTCACAGCAATGATGATCTTATTTAGCTAAACTAATACATCACTATCTAGGATGGTTGTTTGCCTTACAGGCAACACAACTGCCAAGATGCAATCAGATGTTAAGTCGGCTATAAATAACGTGAAGCAAAGCACATAAATAACGCGCGAGCAGCATTGTTTTTTATAGTCGACTTATAAAGAATCGGCTATAACAGAAATCGATAACGACTAAAACATCGCATCGTTTAAGATTAAGTCAAGATTAGATGCATGATACACAATTAGAGTGCGTGAATCTAAAAGCGTGAGGATAAAATGCCCCAACTCGATATGTCAACCTTTCCATCTCAGATTTTCTGGCTTGTGATTTGCTTTGGAATT
Proteins encoded in this region:
- a CDS encoding MGMT family protein — its product is MILNVIPKKKFDVTYAEQKKGLFSFGLYGVVEIHYTDDVLHRLAPAADQDCPPMPIFQKIVASGTDFQAEVWQYLLSVKQGETCSYSDVATAIGRPKAYRAVGQAVGANPVGILIPCHRILAKNQAIGGFAWGVDLKRKWLSIENI
- a CDS encoding AtpZ/AtpI family protein, producing MSHNTNRPKQPVASLALRAGTEFISGLIVGVIFGLGIDHFFNTKPFGLIVMILLGAAAGFRNIFRLVSYSSSDVKSDEQNKSDT
- a CDS encoding F0F1 ATP synthase subunit A encodes the protein MMIDPLHQFMITPLIQLSLVGYDVSFTNSSLFMVLATLSSILLMAVATRSPQLIPGRIQFIGESLHRFVGQMIKDNIGEEGMPYLPYVMSLFLFILMGNALGMIPYGFTFTSHIIVTFALAMIVFVSVTILGFIKHGTHFLRLFCPEGTPFYIVPLLVPVEIMSYFTRPVSLSVRLFANMMAGHAMLKIFAGFVIILAGTSLFPVAALPFVVNLAVVGFEFLVAFLQAYVFTVLTCIYLNDAIHLH
- a CDS encoding F0F1 ATP synthase subunit C: MDLAAAKMIGAGMAVIALLGVGIGLGNIFSNLITSIARNPSAKSDVMPVGLLGFALTESIALMAFVTAMMILFS